A window from Polynucleobacter sp. MWH-UH25E encodes these proteins:
- a CDS encoding Re/Si-specific NAD(P)(+) transhydrogenase subunit alpha — protein sequence MRIGVPLETRAGETRVAATPETVKKLIGQGHTVVIQKDAGVQASQPDSAYEAVGASIGSAADAFGAEIVLKVRAPESAELKQIKAGSVLIGMLDPFDSDNIAAMAAQGITSFSLEAAPRTTRAQSMDVLSSQANIAGYKAVMVAANEYQRFMPMLMTAAGTVKAARVLILGAGVAGLQAIATAKRLGAVIEASDVRPAAKEQIESLGAKFVDVPYETDEEREIAQGVGGYARPMPEAWMKRQAALVAERAQQADIVITTALIPGRKPPVLLHSDTVANMKPGSVVIDLAAGKGDNGSGNCPLTQADKVVNANGVKIVGYTNLASMVAADASALYARNLLDFMKLIVDKEAKLVIPSDDDIVTACLMCRDGQAIRKNS from the coding sequence ATGCGCATAGGAGTGCCGCTGGAAACTAGAGCTGGGGAAACGCGAGTTGCCGCTACACCAGAAACCGTTAAAAAACTCATTGGCCAAGGACATACCGTTGTCATCCAAAAGGATGCCGGCGTTCAAGCCAGCCAGCCAGATTCCGCCTATGAAGCTGTTGGCGCATCTATTGGATCTGCAGCAGATGCCTTTGGTGCTGAGATTGTTCTTAAGGTACGCGCTCCCGAATCTGCGGAACTCAAACAGATTAAAGCTGGCAGCGTACTCATTGGTATGCTCGATCCATTTGATAGTGACAATATTGCCGCGATGGCCGCGCAAGGAATTACTAGCTTCTCATTAGAAGCCGCGCCACGTACTACACGTGCACAAAGCATGGACGTTCTATCTTCCCAAGCAAACATCGCTGGATACAAAGCAGTAATGGTTGCCGCCAACGAATACCAACGCTTTATGCCAATGTTGATGACTGCAGCTGGTACTGTTAAGGCAGCGCGCGTCCTGATTCTTGGTGCTGGTGTTGCAGGCTTGCAAGCGATTGCAACAGCGAAGCGTCTTGGCGCGGTGATTGAAGCATCTGATGTACGTCCTGCTGCCAAAGAGCAAATTGAATCTTTGGGTGCTAAGTTTGTTGATGTGCCTTATGAAACCGATGAAGAACGTGAGATTGCTCAAGGTGTAGGCGGCTATGCCCGCCCAATGCCAGAAGCCTGGATGAAGCGTCAAGCAGCCTTGGTTGCTGAGCGCGCTCAACAAGCAGACATCGTCATCACGACCGCATTAATTCCAGGTCGTAAGCCACCAGTTCTTTTACATAGCGACACTGTTGCCAATATGAAACCTGGTTCTGTAGTGATCGACTTGGCCGCTGGCAAAGGCGATAACGGCTCAGGCAACTGTCCATTAACTCAAGCTGACAAAGTAGTGAACGCTAATGGCGTAAAGATCGTGGGCTATACCAATTTAGCCAGCATGGTAGCTGCGGATGCTTCTGCACTTTATGCACGCAACTTACTCGAC
- the mnmA gene encoding tRNA 2-thiouridine(34) synthase MnmA — protein sequence MIQLNSSAIPPTNPKKVVIGMSGGVDSSVAAWMLKEQGYEVVGLFMKNWEDDDSDEYCSARQDWLDVVSVADLIGIDVEAVNFAAEYRERVFADFLREYAAGRTPNPDVLCNAEIKFKAFLDHAMSLGADAIATGHYARVRHEGGKVQLLKALDATKDQSYFLHRLTQQQLANVLFPLGEIPKTEVRTIAEKIGLHNAKKKDSTGICFIGERPFREFLNRYLPRIPGPIKTPEGKVVGEHMGLAFFTLGQRKGIGLGGSQDGNGDAWYVARKDVANNTLYVVQGHEHPWLLAKRLEAMDASWISGAAPAPGSYSAKTRYRQADSACVLNAGNSSEDFSLDFPEPQWAVTPGQSAVLYDGDICLGGGIISA from the coding sequence ATGATCCAGCTCAATTCCTCAGCAATCCCGCCTACAAACCCCAAGAAAGTCGTTATTGGCATGTCTGGAGGGGTGGATTCGTCAGTTGCTGCCTGGATGCTCAAAGAGCAGGGTTATGAAGTTGTAGGCCTTTTCATGAAAAATTGGGAGGATGACGATAGCGATGAATATTGCTCCGCCCGCCAGGATTGGCTAGACGTCGTCTCGGTTGCGGATTTGATCGGAATTGATGTTGAGGCAGTCAATTTTGCTGCCGAATATCGTGAGCGAGTATTTGCCGATTTTTTACGTGAATATGCCGCTGGACGCACCCCCAATCCAGATGTTTTGTGCAATGCCGAAATTAAGTTCAAGGCATTTTTGGATCATGCAATGAGTCTGGGTGCCGATGCTATTGCTACTGGCCACTACGCTAGGGTGCGACATGAAGGTGGCAAAGTTCAGTTATTGAAGGCTTTAGATGCCACTAAAGATCAAAGTTATTTTTTACACCGTTTGACACAACAGCAATTGGCAAATGTTTTATTTCCTTTAGGTGAGATTCCTAAAACAGAAGTACGAACGATTGCAGAAAAAATTGGCTTGCATAATGCCAAGAAAAAAGATTCCACTGGCATTTGCTTTATCGGTGAGAGACCCTTCAGAGAATTTCTCAATCGCTATTTGCCGCGTATACCTGGACCAATCAAAACTCCTGAAGGGAAAGTTGTTGGTGAGCATATGGGCCTAGCATTTTTCACTTTGGGGCAACGCAAGGGAATCGGCTTGGGTGGCAGCCAGGATGGCAATGGTGATGCGTGGTACGTTGCCCGCAAGGATGTGGCAAACAACACTTTGTATGTGGTGCAGGGCCACGAACACCCATGGCTATTGGCCAAGCGGCTTGAGGCGATGGACGCTAGTTGGATTTCTGGAGCTGCACCCGCGCCTGGTTCCTACTCGGCTAAAACGCGATATCGACAGGCTGATTCTGCTTGTGTGCTGAATGCAGGCAATTCATCAGAAGACTTCAGTTTAGATTTTCCTGAGCCTCAATGGGCAGTAACTCCAGGGCAATCAGCTGTTTTGTATGACGGCGATATTTGTTTGGGTGGCGGAATTATTTCCGCCTAA
- a CDS encoding glutathione S-transferase C-terminal domain-containing protein, with the protein MKLIYSPTSPYVRKVRIVFLEKKVDIDLETNSVWAADTNITTYNPLGKVPCLVLDDGEAIQDSRVIAEYADALSPVSKLIPTDHRERATVKTWEALADGLVDASILARLEKTWRPANEQSQAWIDRQIGKVHAALRQMSEQLGENAWCFGNQITLADIAVGCALGYLAFRFPEIQWQSQYPNLDRLYQKLLQRPSFKETEPPTS; encoded by the coding sequence ATGAAACTCATTTACTCCCCTACTAGCCCCTATGTTCGTAAAGTCAGGATCGTATTCCTGGAGAAAAAGGTCGATATTGACCTTGAAACTAACAGCGTTTGGGCCGCAGACACCAATATCACCACCTACAACCCTTTGGGTAAGGTTCCATGCCTTGTTTTAGATGACGGGGAAGCCATCCAGGATTCTCGGGTAATTGCCGAGTATGCAGATGCTTTGAGCCCTGTGAGCAAACTGATTCCAACTGATCATCGTGAGCGCGCTACCGTTAAGACTTGGGAAGCATTAGCCGATGGCTTGGTGGATGCCAGCATTTTGGCCCGCCTTGAAAAAACCTGGCGCCCAGCAAATGAGCAAAGCCAAGCTTGGATTGATCGTCAAATTGGAAAAGTACATGCAGCACTTCGTCAAATGTCAGAACAACTTGGTGAAAATGCTTGGTGCTTTGGAAATCAAATCACACTAGCCGATATTGCGGTGGGTTGCGCCCTTGGTTACTTAGCGTTTCGCTTTCCAGAAATTCAATGGCAAAGCCAGTACCCAAACTTAGATCGCTTGTATCAAAAATTATTACAGCGTCCTTCATTTAAAGAAACTGAACCACCAACAAGTTAA